A window of the Trichoderma asperellum chromosome 6, complete sequence genome harbors these coding sequences:
- a CDS encoding uncharacterized protein (EggNog:ENOG41~TransMembrane:10 (o89-111i123-141o209-236i300-328o334-353i678-702o722-749i803-830o850-869i911-930o)), with protein sequence MATQGDELDRQRPAPDESVATDPLLYSISPVQLWIGRLVSRVCKAKTMEDGWLPIFSCASAHLRTVAAPLYAKRPAAALKFLLQKETGGMLFCGAMLEAISAVATIGSPLLLHKLLERPHDALLAWGLVIVTLAATVFGRAKDQLCRVHYAWMELMLRAAIFEKSINLCPEARVEYPPERIVNMSSGDADNLAYYMLKVHDIWSAPLQIIGIAVLTVTIMGPAALFGFALVLVIFVSQSWANKGTRSAQRVYISTNDGRLGALRELLYGIGGVKALGYETVFKERINQFRDKQAGALRKYLILSFGYFTAVNQAVSGFAAGVAFLAYYLMGHQLTAAVVFPALTYFGMLYQPISSASLAITRQFATWPSFRRIQGFLRADESDLTEYTSGERRGLVSFKAATFSHPISDPNSSSATAGLEVGNLDIPSRQLTIVVGPTGSGKSTFLRAILGDVTRASGSCSVNGSVSYSAQDAWVFSGTLQENIVFAAPFDATRCRTIMKACGLDQDFPGENTYIGESGNNLSGGQRARIALARALYSESDILLLDDPFAAVDAKTRALLFDTIRALEKTVVLVTLHQSFIPRCDNVIVIEDSKVAWAGTSSDFVITSELWEKYIQAANVSESDSNSTNESEGDLESDDTKPLEATLVGMSESSSTDEDVFEEEDRAKGTVSFTTLRFYAACAGGFIDVVSIGVLAALLTAAKTMSSYWFVWWIDDAFHLQGGQYLGGFIGLTVSPGFLAALLGVVLVFSSLRASRIIHSTIVDNILSAPIAYFSRQPVGRILNRFTHDVTSMDVLIMNAIDGLIAAGSALIAAIALVAAAAPITLLAAIPSVMVASWYQLQFAVASREVQRSASILHSPVLSIVSEALRGMSSIRAFRAGGFMSNKHDRALDTYMSAVICRKSLDTWVTFRAELSTVLLLLVTAMLVVYTDENSSVGLSGTQAGLALSNATAISRSIYLFTWAITQLQIEMNSIERLKTYYEGIPREANHSNDAAPKPPADFDSIQYRNVSVIYRGRQNPALDSVNLELPRGERVGIIGRTGSGKSTLISTLARLVDVTSGSIMIGDADISEMDPHKLRTELVCTLSQQPLLFKGTIRENLDPASRHSNEKLLEVLRICQLSPSLVGSAEGLSRELISEALDLSAGQRQLLCAARVLLMEPRILLVDEASANVDFAAEAALQEALEALPAGTTVVSVAHRAATLSWMDRIITVDSGRIVEDGAPKDLLRQQNSYFYQVIARDGEGAIRSALAVAQKHNRT encoded by the exons ATGGCGACGCAGGGCGATGAGTTGGATCGCCAGCGTCCTGCGCCCGACGAGAGTGTCGCTACAGATCCGCTGCTTTATAGCATCTCTCCTGTCCAGCTATGGATCGGTCGGCTGGTATCCCGAGTATGCAAGGCAAAAACCATGGAGGATGGATGGCTCCCCATCTTTTCTTGTGCTTCGGCTCATTTACGCACTGTAGCCGCGCCTCTATATGCGAAACGcccagcagcggcactgAAGTTCTTGCTGCAAAAGGAAACAGGAGGCATGCTCTTCTGTGGAGCCATGCTGGAG GCAATATCAGCCGTCGCCACCATAGGCTCGCCTCTACTACTCCATAAGCTCCTAGAGAGGCCCCATGATGCGCTGCTTGCCTGGGGTCTAGTGATTGTGACATTGGCCGCCACAGTATTTGGTCGCGCAAAGGATCAATTGTGCAGGGTTCATTATGCGTGGATGGAACTGATGCTTCGGGCAGCCATTTTCGAGAAAAGCATCAACTTATGCCCTGAAGCTCGCGTTGAGTACCCCCCCGAACGCATCGTTAACATGAGCTCTGGCGACGCGGATAACCTGGCGTACTATATGCTGAAGGTTCATGACATATGGAGTGCGCCCTTGCAAATCATTGGCATTGCGGTTCTTACTGTTACCATCATGGGACCAGCTGCACTCTTTG GATTTGCACTCGTGCTGGTGATATTTGTGTCTCAGTCTTGGGCCAACAAAGGAACGCGCAGTGCCCAGAGGGTTTATATCTCGACTAACGACGGACGATTGGGAGCTTTGCGAGAACTTTTGTACGGCATCGGTGGTGTCAAGGCCCTTGGTTATGAAACGGTATTTAAAGAGCGGATTAACCAGTTTCGGGACAAGCAGGCCGGAGCGCTGCGCAAG TATCTCATTCTTTCCTTCGGTTACTTCACAGCTGTTAACCAAGCTGTGAGTGGCTTTGCTGCTGGTGTGGCATTTCTGGCCTATTACCTCATGGGCCACCAGCTAACAGCAGCCGTCGTATTCCCTGCATTGACGTATTTTGGTATGTTGTATCAACCTATCTCCAGCGCCTCTTTGGCCATTACGAGACAGTTTGCCACTTGGCCGAGTTTTCGCAGAATACAGGGATTCCTAAGAGCAGACGAGTCGGACTTGACTGAGTATACAAGCGGTGAAAGACGGGGACTAGTCAGTTTCAAAGCGGCCACCTTCTCGCATCCAATTTCTGATCCCAATTCCTCATCAGCCACGGCTGGTCTCGAGGTAGGAAACCTCGACATCCCTTCCCGCCAGCTGACAATCGTCGTGGGTCCTACTGGATCTGGAAAGTCAACCTTTTTGCGAGCCATTCTTGGGGATGTGACCAGGGCGTCGGGATCATGTAGCGTTAACGGCTCTGTGTCCTACTCAGCCCAGGACGCCTGGGTTTTCTCCGGCACTTTGCAGGAAAACATTGTGTTTGCGGCCCCCTTTGATGCTACTCGCTGCCGCACCATCATGAAGGCATGTGGTTTGGATCAGGATTTCCCAGGAGAAAACACATATATCGGAGAGTCGGGGAACAATCTTAGCGGTGGTCAGCGAGCACGCATTGCGTTAGCCAGGGCTCTCTATTCGGAATCCGATATACTACTGCTTGATGACccttttgctgctgtcgATGCCAAAACACGAGCACTGTTATTCGATACTATCCGAGCTCTGGAGAAAACTGTGGTCCTCGTTACCTTACACCAATCCTTTATCCCTAGATGCGACAATGTCATTGTAATCGAAGATAGTAAGGTTGCCTGGGCCGGTACTAGCAGCGACTTTGTAATTACATCCGAACTTTGGGAGAAATATATTCAAGCCGCCAATGTATCCGAGAGCGATTCCAATTCCACCAATGAAAGCGAGGGAGATTTAGAATCTGACGATACAAAGCCTCTCGAAGCAACATTAGTTGGTATGAGCGAGTCGTCTTCTACAGATGAGGACGTtttcgaagaagaagatcgaGCCAAGGGCACCGTAAGTTTCACGACTCTAAGATTCTATGCCGCCTGTGCTGGCGGCTTCATCGATGTCGTATCGATCGGCGTATTGGCTGCTCTTTTGACAGCCGCTAAGACAATGTCTTCGTACTGGTTCGTCTGGTGGATCGACGATGCATTTCATCTACAAGGCGGCCAGTATCTTGGTGGATTTATAGGTTTGACTGTCTCGCCAGGCTTCCTTGCAG CTCTTCTTGGCGTTGTGTTGGTCTTCTCAAGCCTTCGCGCGAGCCGCATCATCCACAGCACTATTGTCGACAACATTCTTAGCGCTCCGATTGCATATTTTTCTCGTCAGCCTGTCGGTCGGATTCTTAATAGGTTCACACATGACGTTACATCTATGGATGTGCTTATCATGAACGCTATTGATGGTCTTATAGCTGCTGGAAGTGCACTGATTGCGGCAATTGCTCTTGTGGCAGCCGCTGCTCCAATCACCTTGTTAGCTGCCATTCCGTCTGTAATGGTTGCAAGCTGGTATCAATTACAATTCGCTGT TGCTTCGAGGGAGGTGCAAAGATCAGCTTCTATCTTGCATTCGCCGGTACTCAGCATCGTCAGTGAAGCACTTCGAGGCATGAGCTCCATTCGGGCTTTCCGGGCAGGCGGCTTTATGAGCAACAAGCACGATCGAGCGCTTGATACTTACATGTCGGCCGTGATATGTCGAAAGTCCCTCGACACTTGGGTAACATTTCGTGCCGAGTTATCAACGGTGCTGCTTCTCTTAGTCACTGCGATGCTTGTCGTATATACCGATGAAAATAGCAGCGTGGGTCTCTCCGGCACACAGGCGGGTCTGGCCCTCAGCAATGCTACAGCCATTTCTCGCAGCATTTATCTATTCACCTGGGCTATTACTCAACTGCAGATCGAAATGAATTCGATTGAACGACTGAAGACCTATTACGAAGGTATCCCGCGAGAGGCAAACCACTCAAATGATGCAGCACCCAAGCCTCCGGCTGATTTCGACTCAATCCAGTACAGGAACGTCTCCGTTATTTATAGAGGACGGCAGAACCCGGCCTTAGATAGTGTCAACCTAGAGCTGCCCCGAGGCGAAAGGGTGGGTATCATTGGCCGAACAGGCAGCGGAAAGTCGACACTGATATCTACATTGGCACGACTCGTGGATGTAACCAGTGGCAGCATCATGATAGGAGATGCTGATATCTCAGAAATGGACCCCCACAAACTCAGAACCGAACTCGTGTGCACCCTGTCACAACAGCCTCTATTGTTCAAGGGCACCATCCGCGAGAACTTGGACCCAGCTAGCCGCCACAGTAATGAGAAACTTCTCGAAGTACTGAGGATATGCCAATTGAGCCCATCGCTAGTTGGTTCAGCCGAAGGTTTATCGAGGGAGCTTATATCTGAGGCATTAGATCTCTCAGCTGGACAGCGCCAATTGCTTTGTGCAGCACGTGTGCTACTAATGGAGCCTCGCATTTTGCTGGTTGATGAAG CGTCGGCAAACGTCGACTTCGCCGCCGAAGCAGCCCTTCAGGAGGCGCTGGAAGCCTTGCCTGCCGGGACAACCGTAGTGTCTGTTGCTCATCGTGCTGCAACTCTCTCATGGATGGACCGCATTATCACAGTGGATTCTGGGCGGATCGTTGAAGATGGCGCACCGAAAGACCTGCTACGCCAGCAAAATAGCTACTTTTATCAAGTCATTGCCCGAGATGGAGAGGGAGCGATACGTTCTGCGTTGGCTGTGGCGCAGAAACACAATAGAACCTAA
- a CDS encoding uncharacterized protein (CAZy:GT69), protein MRRRLLALAAPLIVGFIVATTLFMGRDRFARPLFLHDADDGLLKIPEIKPVVDGAILPAANITQYLDAILTTRPSTLPNLRCPSLNSTTRYSALKSKDPSDPAIQYFFALNLRQNLPLLPRLIGSIVEAIRFLGRTQCVLSIVEGNSPDGTADVLAALRPALENIGVTYYFESSTIDPSKDDRVGRLAQLRNRALAPLFDLHDKVTSSTTVIFLNDVSACPEDILELVHQKRALGADMTCAMDWTYAGEHPTFYDVWIGRTINGDSFFEIPPDGNWDSAWNLFWNADETRDRFSRNRPFQVFSCWNGATAFTAQPVLEKTVQFRAANESAGECRQGEPQLFCKDLWFKGYRKIAVVPSVNLEYSVEKAKKIKESKGYTSDLVSKQDAADDKIDWRLDPPDMVRCMPTWTNQYWQPWNETLKP, encoded by the exons ATGCGTAGGAGATTGTTGGCGTTGGCCGCTCCCCTGATCGTGGGCTTCATCGTCGCAACAACTCTGTTTATGGGGCGAGATCGATTTGCGCGGCCTCTGTTTCTGCATGACGCTGATGATGGACTCTTAAAGATACCTGAGATAAAGCCTGTCGTTGATG GTGCCATCTTGCCGGCCGCCAACATCACCCAATATCTCGATGCGATCCTGACGACACGTCCCTCAACGTTACCAAACCTAAGATGCCCCTCACTCAACAGCACTACGCGATACAGCGCGCTCAAGAGCAAAGACCCCTCCGACCCAGCTATTCAATACTTCTTCGCCCTCAACCTGCGACAAAACTTGCCTTTGCTACCCCGGCTGATAGGCAGCATTGTCGAGGCAATTCGCTTTCTCGGTCGAACGCAATGCGTACTGTCTATAGTTGAAGGCAACTCTCCAGATGGTACCGCTGATgtgcttgctgctctgcgGCCAGCGCTCGAGAATATAGGAGTCACATATTATTTTGAGTCATCTACGATCGATCCGAGCAAGGATGATCGCGTGGGGCGCCTTGCACAGCTTCGAAACAGGGCATTGGCGCCGCTGTTCGACTTGCACGACAAGGTGACAAGCAGCACAACCGTTATTTTCCTCAACGATGTATCCGCATGTCCCGAGGACATCCTCGAGCTTGTCCATCAAAAAAGGGCCCTCGGTGCTGATATGACATGCGCCATGGACTGGACATATGCTGGCGAACACCCCACCTTTTACGATGTGTGGATTGGCCGCACAATCAATGGCGATTCCTTCTTTGAAATCCCTCCAGACGGGAATTGGGACTCGGCATGGAATCTCTTCTGGAACGCTGACGAGACTCGAGATCGCTTCTCCAGGAATCGCCCCTTTCAAGTGTTTTCTTGCTGGAACGGCGCTACGGCATTCACAGCCCAGCCCGTTCTGGAAAAGACGGTACAATTCAGGGCAGCGAATGAATCCGCCGGCGAATGCAGACAAGGCGAGCCACAGTTGTTCTGCAAAGACCTCTGGTTCAAAGGTTATCGCAAAATCGCCGTCGTTCCGTCCGTGAACCTCGAGTACTCTGtggaaaaagcaaagaagatcaaggaaTCCAAGGGTTATACATCTGACTTGGTGTCGAAGCAAGATGCTGCAGACGATAAAATAGATTGGCGGCTTGACCCGCCAGACATGGTGAGGTGCATGCCTACTTGGACGAACCAGTATTGGCAGCCGTGGAATGAGACTTTGAAGCCATAG
- a CDS encoding uncharacterized protein (EggNog:ENOG41) yields the protein MHNILLAGASGYLGGSILAQLHNFIDDSMELPAYDTIYALVRSDAQAQAV from the coding sequence ATGCACAACATCCTCCTCGCTGGTGCCTCCGGCTACCTTGGCGGGAGCATCCTGGCTCAACTACATAACTTCATCGATGACAGCATGGAACTCCCAGCCTATGACACAATCTACGCACTCGTTCGCAGCGATGCCCAAGCCCAGGCCGTCTAG
- a CDS encoding uncharacterized protein (EggNog:ENOG41) → MSRRREAAEYRESVERVPRSVSQQYGLALNEADGAVNLLHMELFHHFQHKTVPTLVFSPEAWDYALQLSFSFPTLMHAILCESARHLSFLFPNEQRYATAATTHLIRTLNLYRNELSVEFTPSNIDAFLTTTILLVVEMWSNVEFAVLEPDGTMSYDPLKDHIFKHSLGVLHVFLSCVPLSFHKPSPFLPHIRYSSRTVLVNAAKLSKESFENFRRFFSYDRPISPSLLSIPLPFIRNSDLAPESSLAVEVPKLAEIGPSMSKEAGYSLQGYYGIVDRICLISSFLPEARDGEFEALSSELTKNISRYLLIFPLLCDQQFVSMVRHGDLHAMVLLYHFYRAVRILVPPTEHWWAQKRASLSETVIESWILRECSRNEASAQ, encoded by the coding sequence ATGAGCCGCAGGAGAGAGGCTGCTGAATACCGAGAGAGCGTTGAGCGGGTGCCTCGAAGCGTCTCACAGCAATACGGACTGGCACTGAATGAAGCAGATGGAGCAGTGAATTTGCTACACATGGAACTCTTTCACCACTTCCAACACAAGACGGTCCCAACACTTGTCTTTAGCCCGGAAGCCTGGGATTATGCGCTGCAGTTATCATTCAGCTTCCCGACTCTGATGCATGCCATACTCTGTGAGTCGGCGAGGCATCTGTCGTTTCTCTTTCCCAATGAGCAAAGGTATGCCACAGCAGCAACCACTCATTTGATAAGGACATTAAACCTCTACCGTAACGAGCTTTCTGTTGAATTCACGCCATCTAACATTGATGCATTCCTGACCACGACCATACTATTAGTCGTGGAGATGTGGTCCAATGTCGAATTTGCGGTGCTTGAGCCTGACGGGACCATGTCTTATGATCCACTCAAAGACCACATCTTCAAACATAGCCTCGGTGTTTTGCACGTATTCTTGAGTTGTGTTCCCCTCTCCTTCCATAAGCCGTCCCCATTCCTACCACACATTAGATACAGCTCTCGGACTGTCCTAGTCAACGCTGCAAAGCTAAGTAAAGAGTCGTTTGAGAACTTCAGGCGGTTCTTTTCATATGACCGCCCTATCAgcccttctctcctttccaTTCCTCTCCCCTTTATTCGCAATTCCGACCTTGCCCCAGAAAGCTCGTTGGCTGTGGAGGTTCCAAAACTAGCAGAAATAGGCCCCTCCATGTCCAAAGAAGCAGGCTACTCTTTGCAAGGTTATTATGGCATTGTGGACCGCATTTGCCTCATATCGTCTTTTCTCCCAGAGGCACGAGATGGAGAATTCGAGGCTCTGAGCTCCGAGTTGACAAAAAACATTTCCCGGTATCTTCTCATCTTCCCTCTTCTGTGTGACCAGCAGTTTGTCTCGATGGTGAGACATGGAGACCTTCACGCAATGGTCTTATTGTATCACTTTTACCGCGCTGTAAGGATTCTTGTTCCTCCAACTGAGCATTGGTGGGCGCAAAAAAGAGCGAGTTTGTCAGAGACGGTGATAGAGAGTTGGATACTACGAGAGTGCTCTAGGAATGAGGCTTCAGCTCAATAG
- a CDS encoding uncharacterized protein (EggNog:ENOG41), translating into MDFKTSEMEAIMNFENFRLATSFDNQAQSAFLRPNPRLEQCLANSTAKGLPPISVLPMAGQHLSILAQIIGAKSVLEIGTLGGYSSIWFAEAGAKVTSIEIDPKHRDVALENVKGLDAEVILGAALDVLPKLAEEGKQFDMVFIDAAFEDQWEHFDWAVKLTRPNGCIFLDDVIPTMIKDGQTKEGGETILTKIGRDPRVQATLMPTVSCHPMVPTPVFTGFVLAVVKVH; encoded by the coding sequence ATGGACTTCAAAACATCAGAAATGGAGGCCATTATGAACTTTGAAAACTTTCGCTTGGCCACAAGCTTCGACAACCAAGCCCAATCTGCCTTCCTTCGCCCCAATCCCAGGCTCGAGCAATGCCTGGCCAACTCAACAGCCAAAGGTCTTCCGCCCATCAGCGTCCTCCCTATGGCCGGCCAACATCTATCCATTCTCGCTCAGATCATAGGAGCCAAATCGGTTCTCGAGATTGGTACGCTAGGGGGCTACTCGTCCATCTGGTTTGCGGAAGCAGGCGCCAAGGTGACCAGTATCGAAATTGACCCAAAACATCGAGACGTGGCGTTGGAGAATGTGAAGGGCCTCGATGCAGAAGTTATACTCGGAGCGGCGCTGGATGTCTTGCCGAAACTTGCAGAGGAAGGGAAGCAGTTTGACATGGTGTTTATCGACGCGGCCTTTGAGGACCAGTGGGAACACTTCGACTGGGCTGTTAAGTTGACGCGTCCAAATGGATGTATCTTCCTAGACGATGTGATCCCCACAATGATCAAGGACGGACAGACTAAGGAGGGAGGCGAGACTATCTTGACAAAGATTGGAAGAGACCCCAGGGTCCAGGCCACGTTGATGCCCACAGTATCTTGCCACCCAATGGTGCCTACGCCTGTGTTCACTGGATTCGTCCTGGCTGTTGTCAAAGTCCACTAA
- a CDS encoding uncharacterized protein (EggNog:ENOG41~SECRETED:SignalP(1-26)~TransMembrane:1 (n11-21c26/27o248-271i)) translates to MRVPTAYATRLLAVLLFFSLISIVRAQNLRFPQPTPRARLPQRNVHHNGTEFDKRADIQTGMSNCGFLNGDPKKMRTANPGFDCRVDTMNGLWGFCPVTVISATDCGFAGSCVDQGSCSSGCGNTDQTQQTTFTCGPKQFCSTVLLTFGVDQSYSYIACGRNPTTEHYLISPTSDLSSTTMQSSLTTTTSTKLSSTTGVSSSFKSTDASPGSTSGSTTPSTTEASAKETASGGGGSNTGASSTNNTGAIIGGVIGGIALLCFSSIAAIFLLRRNRPRRRQTLMKGAQRNTHQSWYDLSPKTKHRFTGGWGPRELPGTTYERTNEHPIELPS, encoded by the exons ATGAGAGTCCCTACTGCATATGCGACGAGGCTACTCGCcgttctcctcttcttctccctcattAGCATCGTGAGAGCGCAGAACCTCCGTTTTCCACAGCCCACTCCAAGAGCACGGCTACCGCAACGCAATGTCCATCACAATGGAACAGAGTTCGATAAACGGGCTGATATTCAGACAGGAATGTCTAATTGCGGCTTTCTAAATGGCGACCCCAAGAAGATGCGCACTGCCAACCCAGGATTCGATTGTCGAGTTGACACCATGAACGGCCTCTGGGGCTTCTGTCCAGTCACTGTGATATCAGCTACCGACTGCGGCTTCGCTGGAAGCTGTGTCGACCAAGGATCGTGCTCGAGTGGATGCGGGAATACCGATCAAACACAGCAGACTACATTTACTTG TGGACCGAAACAATTCTGCTCTACCGTCCTCTTGACATTTGGAGTTGACCAATCATACTCTTATATTGCCTGTGGCCGGAACCCCACGACGGAGCACTATCTCATTTCTCCCACCTCTGATTTGAGTTCAACCACCATGCAGTCATCTTTAACAACGACGACGAGCACGAAACTATCGTCCACGACTGGGgtttcatcatcattcaaATCAACAGATGCATCTCCCGGCAGTACATCCGGGTCAACAACGCCCTCAACAACCGAGGCGTCTGCAAAGGAAACCGCtagtggcggtggtggctcCAACACTGGTGCTTCTTCCACGAACAATACGGGAGCAATCATCGGTGGTGTCATTGGCGGAATCGCTCTGCTGTGTTTCTCCAGCATTGCTGCCATCTTCCTTTTGCGAAGGAATCGACCACGTCGCCGCCAGACGCTAATGAAGGGCGCACAAAGAAATACTCATCAGTCTTGGTATGATCTGAGTCCCAAAACCAAGCATCGTTTCACGGGCGGCTGGGGACCTAGAGAATTACCAGGCACGACATACGAAAGAACTAATGAGCATCCGATAGAACTACCCAGCTAA
- a CDS encoding uncharacterized protein (EggNog:ENOG41) — MGAEILETNLLHPPSRPPSAVSTVLSILDATVVRFAPTGAIWIFDHDEPADIVGHLKASFIKTLEAFPHWAGQLQWAPFRENGSHGERFHRPMITYGLDSDPGVEWNVVQLDSSPASVAPEPAIRASNELWIASFPQSDLMMSSTSLALYDLETFQGLPSMIVQVTLLGTGGFAVAVKMAHPLGDAHSLVLFMRRWASICRDEFTKQDLTKDLEYPIFEPSWLDSRAAGDIDAHDGDPELVSTARSLPLLRHDWWDTTAGHPATLSQSTINSKPKDAVLLQKALISPAYPPPWESWHISNSVTTSIIHFTGDEMERLKKSATGTTARVSRLDALLAHVWTGINRARLPLLGNDDEVFLDFTLGVRARVSPRLPDTFVGSPLVLTHISTPVCNVAASDTKIESIASQIRTCLDRFTPEAVAAILHDEAHEVAPQRLWRAFLGRKHTLVTSWTRLGVYDIDFVGRGLRPRYVHAIMVAMDGLLCAMDSGLLDGGVDISLCLESETLERLLKDGKLREF, encoded by the coding sequence ATGGGGGCAGAGATTTTAGAAACAAACCTGCTGCACCCGCCCTCCCGGCCACCATCGGCAGTCTCGACCGTATTGTCCATTCTTGATGCTACCGTCGTTCGATTCGCTCCTACAGGAGCCATCTGGATCTTCGACCATGATGAACCAGCAGATATAGTTGGACACCTCAAAGCCTCCTTCATCAAGACACTCGAAGCTTTCCCACACTGGGCGGGCCAGCTTCAATGGGCGCCATTCCGCGAGAACGGCTCCCACGGAGAGCGTTTCCATCGGCCGATGATTACCTACGGCCTAGATTCAGATCCTGGTGTGGAATGGAACGTTGTTCAACTGGATTCTTCCCCGGCATCAGTGGCCCCAGAACCCGCCATACGTGCTTCCAATGAATTGTGGATAGCGAGCTTTCCTCAATCAGATCTCATGATGTCGTCAACAAGCCTAGCTCTATATGATCTCGAGACATTCCAAGGCCTGCCGAGTATGATTGTGCAGGTCACTCTTCTGGGCACCGGTGGCTTCGCTGTGGCTGTTAAGATGGCCCATCCGTTAGGCGATGCCCATTCTCTCGTGCTTTTCATGCGTCGATGGGCGTCCATCTGCCGCGATGAGTTTACGAAGCAAGACCTTACCAAAGATCTGGAGTATCCTATCTTTGAGCCCAGCTGGCTAGATTCTAGAGCCGCCGGTGACATCGATGCTCATGATGGTGATCCAGAACTGGTCTCAACGGCTCGCTCTCTCCCTCTGCTTCGGCATGACTGGTGGGATACGACTGCCGGACATCCAGCAACATTAAGCCAGTCAACGATAAACTCCAAGCCAAAAGATGCTGTGCTGTTACAAAAGGCCCTGATATCGCCTGCGTATCCACCTCCGTGGGAGAGCTGGCATATTTCTAATTCCGTTACAACCAGTATCATTCACTTTACAGGAGACGAGATGGAGCGACTGAAAAAGTCAGCTACTGGGACCACGGCCAGGGTCTCACGCCTCGATGCTTTGCTGGCTCATGTCTGGACAGGCATCAATCGGGCTCGCTTACCATTACTGGGGAATGACGATGAAGTCTTCTTGGACTTTACTCTAGGAGTCCGCGCTCGAGTTTCGCCGCGCCTCCCAGACACCTTTGTCGGTTCACCTTTGGTGCTGACACATATCAGCACTCCTGTTTGCAACGTCGCAGCTTCAGACACCAAGATTGAATCTATAGCCTCACAGATCCGCACATGCCTTGATCGGTTCACACCTGAGGCTGTAGCGGCTATACTTCATGACGAAGCCCATGAAGTCGCGCCTCAGCGTCTTTGGAGAGCATTTCTCGGTAGGAAGCACACTCTTGTCACTTCGTGGACCCGACTTGGGGTTTATGATATTGACTTTGTGGGAAGAGGCTTGCGTCCACGCTATGTGCATGCCATCATGGTCGCTATGGATGGTCTATTGTGTGCGATGGATAGCGGGCTGCTCGATGGAGGCGTGGACATCTCGTTATGCCTAGAGTCAGAAACATTGGAGAGGTTGCTGAAAGATGGCAAGTTGCGAGAATTTTAG
- a CDS encoding uncharacterized protein (EggNog:ENOG41~TransMembrane:1 (n14-25c30/31o227-249i)) — protein MCLLLGEFRTMSQLATSFSFVAHMLAAASAERLAIRAKSHQASVDAYRYHTLALSGLRQAMQSFSKSNADAILAAALGCSYQMPDCRSLMAIVDCISQAAYQMRTWFKESVFYSLFEYDLRYKTEETGSTPSHKPNRIAENKIRDAFATQLFVEGINAMNRLTICFKQNQSIAAVTRQLRDVLTITHEGCQTDIPAKEQYRLIYPFTAWFTKNSAASFIDLSNGDPLLFLFLAHMYAVVVTLVVALPEIDYPFFASMRLKGILAIYNKMERGSWFTCAACHAFHSFDQMMYFPLRTVEVYQILGPYIKDGNI, from the exons ATGTGTCTCTTGTTGGGCGAATTTCGAAC GATGTCTCAGCTCGCAACTTCATTCAGCTTTGTAGCTCATATGCTAGCAGCGGCTTCTGCAGAGCGCCTTGCAATACGAGCCAAATCACACCAGGCATCTGTAGATGCCTATCGCTATCACACTCTTGCTCTTAGTGGGCTCAGACAAGCAATGCAGTCTTTTTCAAAAAGCAATGCGGATGCAATTCTAGCTGCGGCACTGGGCTGTTCATATCAGATGCCAGACTG CCGTTCATTAATGGCGATCGTAGACTGCATTTCTCAG GCGGCATACCAGATGCGTACTTGGTTCAAAGAATCCGTATTCTATTCCCTATTTGAGTACGATCTCCGCTACAAAACTGAAGAAACAGGGAGTACCCCATCTCACAAGCCGAATCGAATTGCGGAGAATAAAATCCGGGACGCCTTCGCTACACAGCTGTTTGTTGAAGGTATTAATGCAATGAATCGACTGACTATATGTTTCAAACAGAATCAAAGCATCGCAGCCGTAACTCGACAGCTCCGAGATGTCCTGACAATTACTCATGAGGGGTGTCAAACGGACATCCCAGCTAAGGAGCAATATCGTTTAATCTACCCGTTTACGGCGTGGTTCACAAAAAACTCGGCTGCATCATTTATAGATCTCAGTAATGGAGATCCActcttatttctttttctggcgCATATGTATGCGGTTGTTGTCACTCTGGTCGTGGCGTTGCCTGAGATTGActatcctttttttgcctcaATGCGCCTAAAAGGAATCCTCGCGATTTACAACAAGATGGAAAGAGGGTCTTGGTTCACATGTGCTGCTTGCCATGCATTCCACAGCTTCGATCAAATGATGTATTTCCCGCTTCGGACTGTAGAGGTGTACCAGATACTTGGACCATACATAAAAGACGGTAATATATAG